In Plasmodium knowlesi strain H genome assembly, chromosome: 7, one DNA window encodes the following:
- a CDS encoding gamma-tubulin complex component, putative encodes MSLSPSNGGGNAPSYTGHPSLANYPIHGNHDNHTSHTNHASHTNHASHTNHANHTNHPNHAIQASHATTTHAEMRGGLETTNTHVYRETLPGRNHLNRSDLNRPPMEAPNKKKEEQFKSITHFAKYLFFIAKKIAYEDIHGFTESETHQNTNEEFKKALVKHLIYKLNQILSSLINFNVLQYNENVNIKQEVEYLCLKNSNITLHKIRLMLSKLENSGTNYRYVLYILLKLHSFDEHSVKHASPPPVGNNTVGNGAVNVNPSPGTVEPERRENGSPAERDSYRYAHRKGGANVGVSQRKEDTYREEEGSKLVDTNEGKSLHEYAHDGNRYLQATQDGKRYFQPTHPEGRPHNQRTQDGREVRLSIQGQPPRNDPRNDPRNDPRNDPRNDPRSDPRSDPLCEKNFINKSLYATIILNNKFNNLDVEENFIMKDLIYPLQGMSGQYIKYNKRDRCFYVCNRKVSVGMHHLVNNISSLGLHFRRIKKIVGVSSSEGGTTGEDAHSDAGDADNADDVDDGDDWGNFSDAGDSYHHHHERRHSNQSRRRGSLVIDALHQIVREYINEYYKLLSYLESDINEHIHKNTVYIGVKKLHLRLQESYKIMRVLMNVVDESRRSTGCNFLSFLYSKSQTYDYEEQKIYRAILQRCLKPINSILKQWVDNGILKDKYHETFISTNKNVPSEKIWCYKFCLNSNNIPLFLSVSTAKRILLTGKSVHLLNSFGGEGNEFDEMVGRVKPHPQLEWHQPGRKQMANKLLHKRMSDESPSPGEVDVFSVTDVNTYVENIDRYVKRLCVRKNKRLISMLVNKYGLYEHFKAFRHFLLLVDGDFFETIFDNMKTDLYMDAEELKRHYLNNKLDLCIKSSSLFTSNQKILNKLILDKFHVKRGDIGWDVLVFDFLVEKPLDIIFTNRVKSIYKTINVLLIKLKKIHYELANIWYLFTHLFKIMNVVCYNHVFIYCNIMRNEMFHFIQNLLSYFYYDVIDTNWREFKNIIFNCNDLDRLIHEHYQYINQIQFDLFLGNSVDAEGDIGPTVPTASASSSSTSVHSDVDSTSDGYLNSPFDSPPPGGASDFVYVPSHFAGEPSGKKFVSFSGRVGNSSSKNAEPNYYTTDAGPQTGSTNNRTQNIDSETHLCMYRILDIITRFINLTSALISSVCEGYSDIKQLTDTKKDDRNIVDNDIDYVNSFINTNIIGEKTIRDIKTLLKYYRNYIYKFICLLLSDNKSLCAHSRISKRDKLNSHRLLAARLDFNLYYVNISKLMDAGSPKLNISNQIKMIKRG; translated from the coding sequence ATGAGCCTGAGCCCAAGTAACGGTGGCGGCAACGCACCAAGTTACACCGGTCACCCGAGCCTTGCCAACTACCCCATCCACGGCAATCACGACAATCACACCAGTCACACCAATCACGCCAGTCACACCAATCACGCCAGTCACACCAATCATGCGAATCACACCAATCATCCGAATCATGCCATCCAAGCCAGTCATGCCACCACCACCCACGCGGAGATGAGAGGGGGCCTCGAGACCACCAACACCCACGTGTACAGGGAGACCCTCCCCGGGAGGAACCACCTGAACCGAAGCGACCTGAACCGCCCACCCATGGAGGCgcccaacaaaaaaaaggaagagcaaTTCAAAAGCATAACACACTTCGCAAAGTACCTCTTCTTCATcgcgaaaaaaattgcctacGAAGATATCCACGGGTTCACAGAATCCGAAACTCACCAAAATACAAACGAAGAATTCAAAAAGGCACTTGTGAAACATCTAATCTATAAATTGAATCAAATACTCTCCTCACTTATCAACTTCAATGTCCTCCAGTATAATGAAAACGTTAATATAAAACAAGAGGTAGAGTACCTCTGTCTAAAAAATAGCAACATCACTCTCCACAAAATAAGGTTGATGCTGAGTAAATTAGAAAACAGTGGGACCAACTACAGATACGTTTTGTATATTCTGTTGAAGCTACACAGCTTCGATGAACACAGTGTTAAGCACGCTTCCCCTCCACCTGTGGGCAACAACACAGTAGGAAATGGCGCTGTAAATGTGAACCCATCTCCTGGAACTGTAGAACCTGAGAGACGAGAAAACGGTTCGCCCGCAGAGAGAGATAGTTATAGATATGCCCACAGGAAGGGAGGTGCAAACGTTGGTGTAAGTcaaagaaaggaagataCCTACAGGGAGGAAGAGGGATCCAAGTTGGTAGACACAAACGAAGGGAAATCACTACATGAATATGCGCATGACGGGAACAGGTACCTCCAGGCCACGCAGGATGGGAAGAGGTACTTCCAACCCACCCATCCGGAGGGACGACCACACAATCAACGCACACAAGATGGGCGTGAGGTTAGACTGTCCATCCAGGGACAACCCCCACGTAACGACCCACGCAACGACCCACGCAACGATCCACGCAACGATCCACGCAACGATCCACGTAGCGATCCACGTAGCGACCCCCTCTGCGAAAAGAATTTCATAAACAAGAGCCTCTACGCAACGATCATTCTGAACAACAAGTTTAACAACCTAGACGTAGAAGAAAACTTTATCATGAAGGATCTCATCTACCCCCTGCAAGGAATGAGTGGTCAGTACATAAAGTACAACAAGAGGGACCGATGTTTCTATGTGTGCAACCGCAAAGTTAGCGTTGGTATGCACCACCTGGTCAACAATATTAGTAGTCTGGGATTACATTtcagaagaattaaaaaaatagttgGCGTTTCTTCTTCAGAGGGAGGTACTACAGGGGAAGATGCTCACAGTGACGCAGGTGACGCGGACAACGCAGACGATGTAGACGATGGGGATGACTGGGGGAATTTCTCCGATGCGGGGGATAGCTACCACCATCACCACGAACGACGCCATTCGAACCAATCCCGTAGGAGAGGGAGTCTAGTTATCGACGCGCTACACCAAATAGTACGTGAATACATCAACGAATATTACAAACTACTCTCCTACCTTGAGAGCGACATAAATGAACACATTCACAAGAACACTGTATACATAGGGGTAAAGAAGCTCCATTTGCGTCTGCAAGAATCTTACAAAATAATGAGGGTTCTAATGAACGTCGTGGATGAATCCCGTAGAAGCACTGGATGCaatttcctctccttcctaTACTCCAAATCACAAACGTATGATTATGAGGAACAGAAAATATACCGGGCGATACTACAGAGATGCTTAAAGCCAATAAACTCTATCCTAAAGCAATGGGTGGACAATGGGATATTGAAGGATAAGTACCACGAGACGTTTATCtctacaaataaaaatgttccatCGGAGAAAATATGGTGTTACAAATTCTGCCTGAACAGTAATaacattcctctttttttaagtgtaaGTACAGCGAAACGAATTCTCTTGACTGGAAAAAGCGTCCACTTGTTAAATAGCTTTGGGGGGGAAGGCAACGAGTTCGATGAAATGGTCGGTAGGGTCAAGCCACACCCGCAGTTGGAATGGCACCAACctggaagaaaacaaatggCTAACAAGCTTCTCCACAAAAGGATGTCAGACGAATCTCCTTCTCCAGGCGAGGTGGATGTGTTCTCCGTGACCGACGTAAATACCTATGTGGAAAACATCGATCGGTATGTCAAAAGGCTGTGCGTGCGAAAAAACAAGCGACTCATCTCCATGTTAGTAAACAAGTACGGGCTGTATGAACACTTCAAGGCATTCCgtcacttcctccttctcgtGGATGGAGATTTCTTCGAAACTATTTTCGATAATATGAAAACAGATCTATATATGGATGCAGAGGAACTCAAACGACATTATCTAAACAACAAACTGGACCTATGCATAAAATCCTCCTCATTATTCACGTCCAATCAAAAAATCCTGAACAAATTGATACTCGATAAATTCCACGTAAAGAGAGGAGACATCGGTTGGGATGTACTCGTATTCGACTTCTTAGTGGAGAAACCCCTAgacattatttttacaaacagAGTAAAGAGCATCTACAAAACTATAAACGTTCTATTaataaagttaaaaaaaatacattacGAATTAGCAAATATATGGTATCTCTTCACTCACTTATTTAAAATAATGAATGTCGTTTGTTACAACCACGTATTCATTTATTGTAACATCATGAGGAATGAAATGTTCCACTTCATTCAGAACTTGTTGTCTTATTTCTATTACGATGTCATCGATACCAATTGGagagaatttaaaaatatcatctTTAACTGTAATGATCTAGACCGACTAATACATGAGCACTACCAGTACATAAATCAAATTCAGTTCGACTTGTTTCTTGGTAATTCTGTAGATGCAGAAGGGGACATTGGTCCTACTGTTCCTACAGCATCTGcgtcttcttcctctacaTCTGTCCATTCAGATGTAGATTCCACTTCAGATGGTTACCTGAACAGTCCATTCGATTCTCCACCCCCTGGAGGTGCATCTGACTTTGTTTATGTCCCTTCACATTTTGCCGGCGAACCATCTGGAAAGAAATTCGTTTCATTTTCTGGACGAGTTGGAAATTCCTCCAGCAAAAACGCTGAACCCAATTATTACACCACAGATGCAGGTCCCCAAACGGGTTCTACGAACAATAGAACCCAAAACATTGACAGCGAGACGCATCTCTGCATGTATAGAATCTTGGACATCATAACGCGCTTTATCAATCTCACGAGTGCGCTCATCTCTTCCGTCTGTGAAGGTTATTCCGACATAAAACAACTAACGGATACCAAGAAGGATGATAGAAACATTGTAGACAACGACATTGACTACGTAAACAGTTTCATTAACACGAACATTATTGGAGAAAAAACCATTCGAGATATTAAAACCCTTCTCAAGTATTACAGAAACTACATCTACAAGTTTATTTGCCTCCTCCTCAGCGACAACAAATCCCTGTGCGCACACTCTCGCATCTCCAAACGGGACAAACTCAACTCCCACCGCCTCCTCGCAGCGCGCCTCGACTTCAACCTCTACTACGTCAACATCTCCAAACTCATGGACGCCGGCTCCCCCAAGCTTAACATCTCCAACCAGATTAAGATGATCAAGCGGGGTTAA
- a CDS encoding mitochondrial-processing peptidase subunit beta, putative yields MLGRTLRRYSSLKSLPKEILNQPVTRVTELPNKLKIATVKSTCEVPTIGIWISSGSKYENKHNNGVAHFLEHMIFKGTKKRNRIQLEKEIENMGAHLNAYTAREQTSYYCRCFKDDIKWCIELLSDILSNSIFDENLINMEKHVILREMEEVEKSKDEVIFDKLHMTAFRDHPLGYTILGPVENIKNMNRENIINYINTNYTSDRMVLCAVGDVEHEQVVKLAEQHFSHLKPQATNMGSASNIDNVKPYFCGSEIIMRDDDSGPSAHVAVAFEGVDWKSPDSITFMLMQCIIGTYKKSEEGILPGKLSANRTVNNICNKMTIGCADYFSAFNTCYNNTGLFGFYVQCDELAVEHALGELMFGVTSLSYSITDEEVELAKIQLKTQLINMFESSSTLAEEISRQILVYGRNIPLAEFLLRLEKIDTEEVKRVAWKHLHDREIAVAAMGALHGMPQYYDLRQKTFWLRY; encoded by the coding sequence ATGCTGGGGCGAACGCTCAGGAGGTACAGCTCTCTAAAGAGCCTCCCCAAGGAAATCCTGAACCAACCAGTCACACGGGTGACTGAGTTACCGAACAAGCTGAAAATAGCCACCGTCAAAAGTACGTGTGAAGTACCTACCATAGGAATCTGGATCAGTAGTGGAAGTAAGTATGAGAACAAACACAACAATGGAGTAGCGCACTTTCTGGAACACATGATATTTAAAGGGACCAAAAAGAGAAACCGAATCCAActggagaaggaaattgAGAACATGGGAGCACATCTGAATGCATACACAGCGAGGGAGCAGACCAGTTACTACTGTCGATGCTTCAAGGACGACATAAAGTGGTGTATAGAACTCTTAAGTGACATACTATCCAACAGTATCTTCGATGAGAATCTAATAAACATGGAAAAGCATGTCATTCTCAGAGAGAtggaagaagttgaaaaatCCAAGGATGAAGTCATCTTCGACAAGCTGCACATGACTGCCTTTCGGGATCATCCTCTAGGGTACACAATTTTAGGACCAGtagaaaacataaaaaatatgaatcgAGAGAACattattaattatattaatacGAATTACACATCTGACAGAATGGTTCTTTGTGCAGTGGGTGATGTGGAGCATGAACAGGTTGTAAAATTAGCTGAACAACATTTTAGTCATTTAAAACCTCAAGCTACTAATATGGGTTCTGCATCTAATATAGATAATGTAAAACCGTATTTCTGTGGATCAGAAATTATCATGAGAGATGATGATTCAGGACCTAGTGCACATGTAGCTGTGGCCTTTGAAGGAGTTGACTGGAAATCCCCTGATTCTATCACTTTCATGTTAATGCAATGCATAATTGGTACTTACAAAAAAAGTGAGGAAGGAATTCTCCCTGGAAAACTCTCCGCAAACAGAACCGTTAACAACATTTGCAATAAAATGACCATCGGCTGTGCAGACTACTTTTCTGCGTTTAATACTTGCTACAACAATACGGGTTTGTTTGGATTCTACGTACAGTGTGATGAGCTAGCAGTGGAGCATGCCTTGGGAGAGCTCATGTTTGGAGTTACTTCTCTAAGTTATAGCATTACAGATGAAGAAGttgagctagccaaaatacAACTAAAGACACAACTAATTAATATGTTTGAATCTTCATCCACCCTAGCAGAAGAAATCTCCAGGCAGATTCTCGTGTACGGACGAAATATCCCCCTTGCGGAGTTCCTACTCAGGTTGGAGAAAATTGACACCGAAGAAGTGAAGCGGGTCGCTTGGAAGCATCTTCACGATCGGGAGATAGCCGTTGCCGCTATGGGTGCTCTGCACGGCATGCCCCAGTACTACGATCTCAGACAGAAGACCTTCTGGCTCAGGTACTAG
- a CDS encoding tubulin delta chain, putative, translating into MTVLTVQIGQCGNQLGHAFLDTIFKHVRSAKNESFREKLSDMYFEEECQYGNNLLPVIQYGENNKGRKSVVSESNEVMCLNNYIARSILIDMEPKVIEKCLYQSAAEERRDPLESRNVNRSKNKKMQPHGSAGDSEGHHKYVCGMEEYYEPSNNLTKVFSRGRDSEEEEEESMCLPLREKPQTKANSKREYPINTWKYNKRNFIYGLNGSGNNWSYGFNVHAKNICEDFLNLIQKTMESNDSKEGVDNIILFHSLAGGSGSGISSYLSYLLKDEYSSVNLINVCVLPYMFGEISVQSLNSVLCLSSLYDSSDGIVLLENEKFELMCKRMNNENINTEEINKHISLFLTYTLGLPLDFGNVIDSGGSKYTNAMNSILSDLCSHPSYKFLTTRYLPQVFQENMKFEQNTFSMLLKRMHKMVINGRIVDYDGPHGGGGGGGGRYVTAENSLVDPYFVRLSSRDLRRSCAFLKSVHIPLHLRESLSKSYVSVQKNSVFLHRGLKSYSVRNQGGHPPPHESTRGAPPSRIHQGSGTAEGPLASTHFRHNNVVFGSKMILRGELQENINFDLFKHHVLYNHKSLCPMEIYIDESRDFTYNSLAMVSNCLTPVPTLKRILQNAKMLYGTNAYMYQYNSYGVSHDHVHNSLIAMDQVISGYEGLSCEV; encoded by the coding sequence ATGACGGTGCTCACCGTGCAGATCGGCCAATGTGGCAATCAACTGGGCCACGCATTCCTGGACACGATTTTCAAGCATGTCAGGTCGGCAAAGAACGAAAGTTTCAGGGAGAAGCTGTCAGACATGTATTTCGAAGAGGAGTGCCAATATGGAAATAACCTCCTACCGGTGATCCAGTATGGAGAGAACAACAAAGGTAGGAAGTCGGTCGTAAGCGAAAGCAACGAAGTGATGTGTTTGAATAATTACATAGCAAGGTCCATCCTCATCGACATGGAGCCGAAGGTTATTGAAAAGTGCCTGTACCAGAGTGCCGCGGAGGAGAGGAGAGATCCCCTAGAAAGTAGGAATGTTAATAGGtcgaagaataaaaaaatgcaacccCATGGCAGTGCCGGGGATTCAGAAGGTCATCATAAGTATGTGTGCGGAATGGAGGAGTACTACGAGCCTTCAAACAATTTGACAAAGGTGTTCTCCAGGGGGAGAGacagtgaagaagaagaagaagaatccaTGTGCCTCCCATTAAGAGAGAAACCTCAAACGAAGGCGAATAGTAAAAGAGAGTACCCAATAAACACCTGGAAGTACAACAAAAGGAACTTCATTTACGGCCTGAACGGGTCAGGTAATAATTGGTCCTACGGATTTAATGTGcacgcaaaaaatatatgcgaGGATTTTCTGAATTTAATACAAAAGACAATGGAGAGTAACGACAGCAAAGAAGGAGTGGACAACATCATCCTCTTCCATAGTCTGGCGGGAGGAAGTGGAAGTGGGATAAGCTCCTATCTTTCCTATTTACTGAAGGATGAATATTCCTCCGTTAACCTGATCAATGTGTGTGTCTTACCATATATGTTTGGGGAGATCAGTGTGCAAAGTCTAAATTCAGTCCTTTGCTTATCATCCCTGTACGATTCCTCCGATGGCATTGTActtttggaaaatgaaaaatttgagTTAATGTGCAAGAGGatgaataatgaaaatattaacactgaagaaataaacaaacacATAAGCCTCTTCTTGACTTATACCCTTGGGTTGCCTCTGGACTTTGGCAATGTGATAGATTCTGGTGGATCCAAATATACCAATGCTATGAACTCCATCCTCAGTGACCTATGTAGCCACCCTAGTTATAAATTTCTCACCACCCGATACCTCCCACAAGTGTTTCAGGAAAATATGAAGTTTGAACAGAACACCTTCAGTATGCTTCTTAAGCGCATGCACAAGATGGTTATAAATGGGCGCATCGTCGACTACGATGGACCTCAcggagggggagggggaggaggTGGCCGCTACGTGACTGCAGAGAATTCCTTGGTCGACCCGTACTTTGTCCGACTGTCCTCGAGGGATCTGCGCAGGAGCTGTGCCTTTTTAAAGAGCGTGCATATCCCCTTGCATTTACGAGAGTCTCTGAGCAAATCCTACGTTAGCGTCCAGAAGAATTCTGTCTTTCTGCATCGAGGCCTGAAAAGTTACTCGGTGCGCAATCAGGGGGGTCACCCTCCTCCCCACGAATCTACACGTGGAGCTCCCCCTAGTCGTATACACCAGGGGAGCGGGACCGCAGAAGGGCCATTAGCTAGTACCCACTTCCGGCACAATAATGTAGTGTTTGGTTCCAAGATGATTCTTCGTGGAGAGCTCCAAGAAAATATCAACTTCGATTTGTTTAAGCATCACGTTCTGTACAACCACAAGTCCCTCTGCCCGATGGAAATTTACATTGATGAGAGCAGGGACTTTACCTATAACAGCCTGGCGATGGTATCGAACTGCTTAACCCCGGTACCTACGTTGAAGAGGATTTTGCAGAATGCCAAGATGCTCTACGGAACAAATGCTTACATGTACCAGTATAACAGCTATGGCGTATCCCATGACCACGTGCATAACTCGCTGATAGCGATGGATCAGGTTATAAGCGGGTATGAGGGCCTGTCCTGCGAAGTTTAG
- a CDS encoding histidine--tRNA ligase, putative, with amino-acid sequence MLTRFILATATLIQVWSLRTRGQDKISYHFPCSFLTTSWVKISATHHQRSSNRRGNKSLKSVRGIRTFNPTDYAKREYIFKKWKELAKAFSYSFYDLPVLEDYNIFQKTKINEAYDFVKNKRHLILRPEITPQLVRHLFVREERTHQSGRQEGNEQSEVAKQREDNQICENDRETIDQEGGGYSSPLQSAVLTNRVQTSARVRIKPYRLHNLRKIHKVSTIGQCFRYERTSNCRKREHYQWNMDIIGTDLIDADIEILTILISFFRRVHLLPSDVVIKINDKRIVSYMIKKIFKSSLREFSHPYIQQHVLKNILHNLDKYKKISSGIFKFFIQRKMPYLQRHEVTNFFNIIGKIKNLPDLATFFYSPGEQEIFSDLHNVLNYFQQMNLNRYFELDLTIVRGMDYYTNIIFESFYRHKEYRAICGGGRYSYVLNEGQRVCAVGFGMGDVVITEILFNNQERHGGNGPGNLADEFYKNVDVVSFSPSRAQHQPRQKHSVHPTHTHTQKEQVHIQKEHFHIVDTLRRNGVRVYSLLQGSNNNSLSKALKKANSLRANFFFFFDEHSELFILKDLRTGGQHAVTPEDVLSVYSSGISLPSPVVPPGAARGVAQGSAK; translated from the coding sequence ATGCTCACCAGGTTCATCCTGGCAACCGCGACGCTCATTCAAGTCTGGTCGTTGCGCACACGGGGACAGGACAAAATAAGCTACCACTTCCCTTGCTCCTTCCTGACCACCTCCTGGGTGAAGATATCTGCAACGCACCACCAACGCTCCTCAAATCGCAGAGGAAACAAAAGCCTGAAAAGTGTAAGAGGCATCAGAACCTTCAACCCTACTGACTACGCAAAGAGGGAgtacatatttaaaaaatggaaagaactaGCAAAGGCCTTTTCCTACAGTTTTTACGATCTACCCGTTCTGGAGGATTACAACATTTTTCAGAAAACCAAAATAAATGAGGCCTACGactttgttaaaaataagcgACATTTGATTCTGCGACCAGAAATCACCCCCCAGTTGGTAAGACACCTGTTTGTGCGGGAGGAGAGGACACATCAATCGGGTCGTCAGGAAGGGAATGAACAAAGTGAAGTAGCTAAACAGAGGGAGGATAACCAAATTTGTGAAAATGATAGAGAGACGATTGATcaagaagggggggggtattcTTCTCCACTCCAAAGTGCAGTACTAACGAATCGCGTACAGACCTCAGCCCGTGTGCGGATCAAGCCGTACCGATTGCACAATCTACGCAAGATACATAAAGTGAGTACCATCGGTCAGTGCTTTCGGTATGAACGAACAAGCAACTGcagaaaaagagaacatTACCAGTGGAATATGGACATAATAGGGACGGACCTGATAGATGCAGACATCGAAATCCTAACCATCTTAATCTCCTTCTTCCGCCGAGTACACCTACTGCCCAGCGATGtagttataaaaataaatgacaaGAGAATTGTTTCTtacatgataaaaaaaattttcaagtcATCCCTCAGGGAATTTTCCCATCCCTACATTCAACAGCATGTCCTCAAAAATATCTTACACAATTTAGAtaagtataaaaaaatatccagtggtatttttaagtttttcaTTCAAAGGAAAATGCCATATTTGCAGAGACATGAAGTcactaattttttcaatatcattggaaaaataaaaaacttaCCTGACCtggcaacatttttttactcccCAGGAGAGCAAGAAATTTTTTCAGATCTCCACAATGTGTTGAATTATTTTCAGCAGATGAATTTAAACCGTTACTTCGAACTTGACTTAACTATCGTTAGGGGGATGGATTACTACACGAATATCATTTTTGAAAGTTTCTACAGACACAAAGAGTACAGAGCAATTTGTGGCGGGGGTAGATATAGTTATGTTCTTAACGAGGGTCAGCGTGTGTGTGCAGTGGGTTTTGGGATGGGGGATGTCGTCATCACAGAGATTCTATTCAACAACCAAGAGCGTCACGGGGGGAATGGTCCAGGAAACTTAGCCGACGAGTTTTACAAAAACGTTGACGTAGTTAGCTTCTCTCCCTCCAGGGCGCAGCATCAACCAAGGCAGAAGCATAGTGTCCACCCCACCCACACCCACACACAGAAGGAACAGGTCCACATACAGAAGGAACACTTCCACATAGTGGACACTCTACGCAGAAACGGTGTTCGCGTGTACTCCCTACTCCAGGGTAGCAACAACAACAGCCTTTCCAAGGCTTTGAAGAAAGCCAACTCCCTGCgcgcaaatttttttttcttcttcgatgAGCACAGTGAACTCTTCATCCTGAAGGATTTGAGAACAGGGGGCCAACACGCGGTCACGCCCGAGGACGTCCTGTCCGTCTACTCTTCGGGGATTTCCTTGCCATCCCCCGTAGTTCCACCGGGGGCGGCGCGCGGAGTAGCGCAGGGTAGCGCAAAGTAG